Proteins from a genomic interval of Danio rerio strain Tuebingen ecotype United States chromosome 4, GRCz12tu, whole genome shotgun sequence:
- the si:dkey-40j3.3 gene encoding uncharacterized protein si:dkey-40j3.3 isoform X2, giving the protein MKMAFIKEESEDVKIEETFTVKQEDLQEQIDLIKDYEESKEEHHVKIEDKTHLVTDGILKVRDKSCLTCTQCGKSLASKSKLKTHMRIHTGEKPFTCYQYGKSFSKSSLYRHKKIHTGKKTFTCTQCGKSFNCSSHLNQHIRIHTGEKPFRCTQCGKSFNCSSHLNEHMMIHTGEKPFTCTQCGKSFSKSSSLYRHMKIHTGEKPYTCTECRKSFSQSSSLNLHMRIHTGEKPFTCTECGNSFSKSSSLYRHMKIHTGEKPFTCTECGKSFIQSSCLNVHMRIHTGEKPFTCTQCGKSFIHSSHLNQHLMIHTGEKPFKCPQCGKSFSQSYLKKHMKIHTGVREYMCLECEKTFITAAELKRHKRIHTGEKPYKCSQCSKRFAHSGTLKAHQRIHTGDKL; this is encoded by the exons atgaagatggcgtttattaaagaggagagtgaagatgtgaagattgaagaaacattcacagtcaaacaggaagatctgcaggaacaaataG acctaattaaagactacgaggagagtaaagaggaacatcatgtcaaaattgaggacaaaactcatttagtgactgatggtattttaaaagtgagagacaagagttgtttaacctgcactcagtgtggaaagagtttggcaagcaaaagcaaactaaagactcacatgaggattcacactggagagaaaccattcacatgctatCAAtatgggaagagtttcagcaaatcatcactTTATAGACACAAGAAGATCCACACCGGTAAAAAaacattcacttgcactcagtgtgggaagagttttaactgctcatcacaccttaatcaacacatcaggatccacactggagagaaaccattcagatgcactcagtgtgggaagagttttaactgctcatcacaccttaatgaacacatgatgatccacactggagagaaaccattcacatgcacccagtgtgggaagagttttagcaaatcatcgtcgctttatagacacatgaagatccacaccggagaaaaaCCATACACTTGCACTGAGTgtaggaagagtttcagccaatcatcatcccttaatctacacatgaggatccacactggagagaaaccattcacatgcactgagtgtgggaacagtttcagtaaatcatcatcgctttatagacacatgaagatccacaccggagaaaaaccattcacttgcactgagtgtgggaagagtttcatccaatCATCATGCCTTAAtgtacacatgaggatccacactggagagaaacctttcacatgcactcagtgtgggaagagtttcatccactcatcacaccttaatcaacacctcatgatccacactggagagaaaccattcaaatgccctcagtgtgggaagagttttagccaatcataccttaaaaaacacatgaagattcacactggtgtgagagagtatatgtgcttggagtgtgagaagacttttattacagctgcagAATTGAAACGGCACAAGAGGatacacactggagaaaaaccgtacaagtgttcacagtgCAGTAAGAGGTTTGCTCACTCAGGAACCCTGAAAGCAcatcagaggattcacactggagataaACTGTAG
- the si:dkey-40j3.3 gene encoding uncharacterized protein si:dkey-40j3.3 isoform X1, with amino-acid sequence MKMAFIKEESEDVKIEETFTVKQEDLQEQIGWFHSQTPTQSYRDLIKDYEESKEEHHVKIEDKTHLVTDGILKVRDKSCLTCTQCGKSLASKSKLKTHMRIHTGEKPFTCYQYGKSFSKSSLYRHKKIHTGKKTFTCTQCGKSFNCSSHLNQHIRIHTGEKPFRCTQCGKSFNCSSHLNEHMMIHTGEKPFTCTQCGKSFSKSSSLYRHMKIHTGEKPYTCTECRKSFSQSSSLNLHMRIHTGEKPFTCTECGNSFSKSSSLYRHMKIHTGEKPFTCTECGKSFIQSSCLNVHMRIHTGEKPFTCTQCGKSFIHSSHLNQHLMIHTGEKPFKCPQCGKSFSQSYLKKHMKIHTGVREYMCLECEKTFITAAELKRHKRIHTGEKPYKCSQCSKRFAHSGTLKAHQRIHTGDKL; translated from the exons atgaagatggcgtttattaaagaggagagtgaagatgtgaagattgaagaaacattcacagtcaaacaggaagatctgcaggaacaaataGGTTggtttcattctcaaacaccaactcagtcatatagag acctaattaaagactacgaggagagtaaagaggaacatcatgtcaaaattgaggacaaaactcatttagtgactgatggtattttaaaagtgagagacaagagttgtttaacctgcactcagtgtggaaagagtttggcaagcaaaagcaaactaaagactcacatgaggattcacactggagagaaaccattcacatgctatCAAtatgggaagagtttcagcaaatcatcactTTATAGACACAAGAAGATCCACACCGGTAAAAAaacattcacttgcactcagtgtgggaagagttttaactgctcatcacaccttaatcaacacatcaggatccacactggagagaaaccattcagatgcactcagtgtgggaagagttttaactgctcatcacaccttaatgaacacatgatgatccacactggagagaaaccattcacatgcacccagtgtgggaagagttttagcaaatcatcgtcgctttatagacacatgaagatccacaccggagaaaaaCCATACACTTGCACTGAGTgtaggaagagtttcagccaatcatcatcccttaatctacacatgaggatccacactggagagaaaccattcacatgcactgagtgtgggaacagtttcagtaaatcatcatcgctttatagacacatgaagatccacaccggagaaaaaccattcacttgcactgagtgtgggaagagtttcatccaatCATCATGCCTTAAtgtacacatgaggatccacactggagagaaacctttcacatgcactcagtgtgggaagagtttcatccactcatcacaccttaatcaacacctcatgatccacactggagagaaaccattcaaatgccctcagtgtgggaagagttttagccaatcataccttaaaaaacacatgaagattcacactggtgtgagagagtatatgtgcttggagtgtgagaagacttttattacagctgcagAATTGAAACGGCACAAGAGGatacacactggagaaaaaccgtacaagtgttcacagtgCAGTAAGAGGTTTGCTCACTCAGGAACCCTGAAAGCAcatcagaggattcacactggagataaACTGTAG